A genomic window from Sceloporus undulatus isolate JIND9_A2432 ecotype Alabama chromosome 9, SceUnd_v1.1, whole genome shotgun sequence includes:
- the LOC121915065 gene encoding cornifelin homolog, with product MAYQTEVIIDSQPQGMGTSYTFSQQGAWSSDLCDCCSDMGACLCATFVPCIFACRVAEEAGECCCLPYLPGALVALRTSVRERNHIEGSICSDWVVMSCCPLCGLCQMSRELVNKA from the exons ATGGCTTACCAGACGGAGGTGATCATTGATTCCCAGCCGCAAGGCATGGGCACCAGCTACACCTTCAGCCAACAGGGAGCCTGGAGTTCGGACTTGTGCGACTGCTGCTCCGATATGGGCGCCT GCCTCTGTGCCACGTTCGTGCCCTGCATCTTTGCCTGCCGCGTGGCGGAGGAGGCAGGCGAGTGTTGCTGCCTTCCTTACCTGCCTGGCGCGCTTGTCGCCCTCCGGACCAGCGTGCGAGAGAGGAACCACATTGAG GGCTCCATCTGCTCCGACTGGGTGGTCATGTCTTGTTGTCCACTCTGTGGACTTTGCCAGATGTCGCGAGAGTTGGTCAACAAGGCTTGA
- the RABAC1 gene encoding prenylated Rab acceptor protein 1, producing MAGKTGPEHLFNPATEMEAAGSVLGTKINLPALLPQGPAKEWLDQRRATIRPWANFLDQRRFGKPRNFGELCKRLARNVEYFQSNYVFVFLGLIVYCLITSPLLLIALAVFFGACYIIYLKTQQSQLVLFGRELSTAHQYGLAGGVSFPFFWLAGAGSAVFWVLGATLVVIGSHAAFHELESNEADELQMEPV from the exons ATGGCGGGCAAAACAGGGCCAGAGCACCTCTTCAACCCCGCGACGGAGATGGAGGCGGCAGGAAGCGTCCTGGGCACCAA GATCAACCTGCCGGCCCTCTTGCCCCAAGGACCGGCCAAGGAGTGGCTGGACCAGCGCCGGGCCACCATCCGGCCCTGGGCTAACTTCCTGGACCAGCGGCGCTTTGGGAAGCCCCGCAACTTTGGGGAGCTCTGCAAACGCCTCGCCCGCAACGTGGAGTATTTCCAGAGCAACTACGTCTTCGTCTTCCTCGGCCTCATCGTCTATTGCCT CATCACTTCTCCGCTCCTCCTGATCGCGCTTGCCGTCTTCTTTGGAGCCTGTTACATCATCTACCTGAAGACCCAGCAGTCCCAGCTGGTGCTCTTTG GTCGGGAGCTGAGCACTGCCCACCAATATGGTCTGGCCGGAGGcgtctccttccccttcttctggCTGGCCGGAGCCGGGTCGGCTGTCTTCTGGGTCCTGG GTGCCACATTGGTGGTCATTGGTTCACATGCGGCCTTCCATGAGTTGGAGTCCAACGAAGCGGATGAGCTGCAGATGGAGCCGGTGTGA